DNA sequence from the Chitinophaga flava genome:
GATGCAGAGGCGCCTGCAGAACTGAGGTCAATTCCCAGCGAGCCCGCCCCGCCCATCGTAGTTGACAGCCGGGTGCTCGTTTTTAAGGTTTTCAGGTTAGTATTGAGCCCGATAGAAGCATTGTTGCCACCCATTGTTCTGAATGACTGGCTCAGTCCAACAGTCAAACCATCAAAATCCACACTAAAACCCTTATTATTATTGGTGAAGGTCACCCCTAATCCAAGAGAGACATTAGCACTGCGCAATGCAACACCCAGCCCCAATCCTACCGTCCGGCCTTCTGTACCACTCCAGTACATTCTTGCAAACTGGTCACTCGCGTTGTCATCATCGGCATAACCATTTTCACTTCTGTTAATCGCACCGGGATTTAATGTCCAGCCCAATCCCACCCAGCTGGCTTCCTCATTGGTGGTAATACCAGCATGATAAGATAAAGAGAGCGGGAAATTGCCTTCTGGTCCCGGAACCTCCACCAGGGGCATATTATAGTTAAAATCTCCCGACTGAAGATTTACCATGTCCGTAGTATCAACAGGCTCAAAACTACTGGTCTCCGGTGAGGTAGGACCTGCCGTTAATGCATACGCTGCTATCGGGAATCCTATCTGATAGGCCAATATAGAAAGCAGAAAAAAAGCAATCGTTTTCTTACTTCGTTTGTTACAGTATATCATAGGCAAGGGAAAACATGACCAGCCGTAACTGATCTTTATTTTAAAAATATTTTACCATACAAATGCTCTCAGGTAAATAGTACTAAAACGGGATAACAAAATACCTGACAGGGTTAATAGTTGTTAAACACTTTTGGTGGTTTTCAACAGCAGTTTTTATGGATCATCTCAGACGATCACATTTCTACAAAAACAAAAGAATAGAAAAAAAACAAATTAACCAATTGATTCTATATATTTTTCAATGAAAAAATATATAGAATACTAAAAACTACGGTATACTATACACGCTTTTCACAAACACTACAACATGGTACAGCACTTCATCTCCAGCTTCTTTATGTGGGGTATGCCCAACAGAAGACATGATTAGTTGAGTAGATTTTCCTGACACCTGATTAATAATTCCAGTGACCTGTTTCATACTTCCAAACTCATCGTGTTCACCCTGAATCACCAATATCGGACAAATGATCTGCGGGAGAAATTTTTCTATATTCCAGGATTTAAATGTTTCAGAGAGCCAGGTATCGGCCCAGGCTGCAAATACGGCGTCCATTTTGACGCCATGGTACCGGGTCAGTTTTTCCTTCAGGTTGGTAGTACGGTAAGCTACTACTGCATCCCTGATGCCTTTAAGCGTAATGTCCTCCACAAAAATATGAGCGCCTTCCGTAATCAGCCCTATGATAGCAGCCGGATATTTGGCGGCCGCTATCAGCGCAATGGAAGCACCATCACTATGACCAAATAAAATTGCCTGCCGAATACCAGTCTGCTGGATCAGCTCATGCAAAACATCCGCTTCCTTTTCGAGGTAATTATTACCTCTGGACAGGTCTGTGAATGGACCCGATTGTCCATATCCCTGCCGGTCATAGACCAGTATGTTACAATGGGTTTCTTTTCCCAGCTTTTCCGGAAAGTCACGCCACAAATCAATACATCCCAGTGAATCATGCAAAAACACGATCGTTGGTCTGTCCGCCGCTTCCACCTTGTGTTTTACTTTGAGTGATACACCCGATATGATGACATCTTTTAACATACGCTGCCATTTAGATGATTTCCTGTTCACCTGCCTTCAGTAATTTATTCAATCCTTCTTTCTCAAACAACAATTTTCCGAACTTCAGTTGGGACCATCCTTTTTTCAGTACGTAGGTATGCCTGGGCATCCCGTCATCAACCATTGCTTCCAGCTGCCAGGCTTCAAAGCTGCCTTCGGGCAACAGATTGTTGAGCTGATATAAATGAGTGGAAATAATAAAAAACGATCCTTTTAAATGCACCATCCCCTTGACTGTAGAACAGGTAATATCAATAGCATCATCGATATTGGTACCACAAAACATCTCATCAAATACAGCAAAACATTTTTTTCCGTTTACAGCTTTTTGCAGGATTTCTTTCAGGTTGACAATCTCCTGCATAAAGTGGCTGTATCCATTTTGAATATCATCAGTTACATTAATAGAAATAAGGAAGTCATCATAAAACGGGACCTCACATCTGTTTGCTGGCACAGCGAATCCCAGATGGGCCAGCAATACACATATACTGATTGATTTTAGAACAGTGGATTTACCCGCCATATTAGGACCTGTCAGCAACATCACATTATTACAGTTGCTAAAGTCATTGGCTACAGGGTTCTTAATCATGGGATGATAAAACTTTTCCAGCAGCAAACGATCTGCCGTTATCACTGGAAAAACAAAGTTCCGGACTTTAATTCCCTTCGCTACTGACCAAAAAGCTTCAAACACAAACAATGATTGCCAGAAAGCAGCGAGCTCCCCACTTTTGCCGGCTTTCAGCAGCCGCTTCAAAAAGCCGGGGATATCGGTTAAAGATAAACCAGTACCTTTTTTAACACTGTCCGCCAGCGGCTCAATTTCCAGCACTTTAATAAACGAAATGATGCTATCAGGATACAACTGAAACGATAACGGAAATGCTATACTGCTGATCCGTTGAAAATAAGATACATACAACTTATCCAGAAACAAAACAGCCTGAGAACAACGCGATTTGATCCTATGCCGGTCTCTGTTAAAAATTAAATTGACCCAGTCCACACTCTCTTCTTCATAGCTGCTTTTCAGGGTCGTTGTAAAATTGTACACCTCCTCAAAATCATATCGCTGATAACTGAATCCTTCCAGGATACCCCAATGCTGCACAAAGGTGCTCAGCAATGCCTGCCTGGAAATGATATCGTCATAGGATACTCCTTTCCTTTCAAACAAACCACGCAGGAATTCCTTTGCACCCGTGTTATTGGTGTAGTCAAATATTGAAATAATCTCTTTGTTGAGATAAGCATTTTCCGTCATCACCCAATTTAAGAAACAATACCGTTTATTTTTTCCGGGCTTCCAGCTGTTCTATCTTCTGTGCCTGGGCTTCCAGTTTTTTGTTTAGCTCAAGAATGTAAAGTGTTAGTTCTTCGATTTTTTGCATCTGAAGACGTTGTATCTCACCCAGATCCTGCGCATCTTTTTTAATTTCTTCGGCAGAAGGAATTCCGGGGAGGCGCTGGTTTTCTTTGATGAATTGCTCTACAGTCTGTAAGGATGGCAGTTCATACCCTGTTTTAAAAACGTAGTCCGGCCAGTTACCCAACAGCTTCACCTTTACTTTTGTGAAGATAGCGTCTCCGTTAACAGCCAAACGATACCCTTTTGCATCAGGCGTATTGATGGCCACAGCACTGTTGAAAAAATTCGTATAGGGGCTCATGTTATAGAGATTCCGGCCAGTGATATTGGCCGCTATTTGCGTATAATCATCCAATGTGGTTTTATAGGTTATAGGCGCGTGGTTGTCAGGTTTGTAAGGAAGCAGCTCAGGTGTATCATATTTTGTAACCGCCACCGTAGCAGCAGAGTGAAAATGATAACTGGTATTGCCTCCACGCAACCATACTACAATACAATTAGCGTTATTAGCATAAGTGACATCTTCCCATCCCGCAATAAATTTGTTATCGTTAATGCCGTTATAACCCTGATTCATGTCTACGTCTATAAACTGGGCTCCGGATCCCCAGCCATTGATATGATATCTAAATCTTACTATGAGACTACCACGCCACTGACTGTCATCATGGACCTGACGGCCTATTTCAAATTCTGTGGCACGGTTTGGCCCCCAGAAATTCGGGTCAGAAAAGGTAACCGGATAAAACTTATCCAGGTCGCCGCCCACAACAAAGCTGAAATCAGATTGTGCCTGTGAGTAATGAGGTACGATGAAGGATAACAGGATAACAAAAGCAACAGTAAAGAATTTTTTCATTGGTAAGGGTTTAATACTTTCATTCTAAATATCACATGATAAATGTGTTCATTCAAAGCGAATATACCGGTTTTTAAACCTGAATTCATTTTAACAATTTCAGCACTGTTTTTTCCACGATGCCCTTTCCCTTTTCCGGCTCATAAATAAAGCCATGGCTGCCATTATCCAGCACAATCAGTTCCCGGTCCTTAGCCTTATCATGATGGTCATTATAAATCTGTTGTACAGCTTCCAGCCGGAAAGTTTCTTTGATGACGCCATACCGCAATAACATTGGTATCTGCATGATCTTCATACGGGTTATTTTCCAACAACCGTTGGCGGATATCATACGCTTTATGGTAATCATCAATTAAACCAACACTATTCAGTTCAGCAGGCAGGAATGTTTCATCAAAGCCACCACAATTAGTCAGGGCACTGGTATCATAATATTGATCCAGCAGTTCATAGCCCATAAACTCATAACCTGGCGGTTGTACCAAAGCACAGTTTTCTGAAGGCCCGATAACTATCGCCAGCATGTTAAAATCCCCAACCCCGGCCATATATTCCATTACATACACCTGTGAGGTAAAAAAATCTATGATGTGACAATCATCTGTCAACAGATATTTCCGGTAGACCTCCTCATCCCTGCTTCGATCTATCAATATCTCGTTTAATCCGGTATCCAGCGAAACAAGTTCCTTCAGCTGGGGCAGTCTGCTCCATTGGATATACCTGCTCCAGGTATTATTTTCATCGTTAAGCGGACCATATTTTCCCCTTGCGGTATATAAAAATTTCATCTTTCCTTTTGCTTTGCTGCCAGTTTAATATACACTATCAGTGTCTTTATTTCATTCAATGTCAGGCTATCTTTAAATACATGTTCACCACTTATGTTATAATGATTGTCTAACGCCAACGCATATCTGTCACCTGATAACTTCAGCGCTTTACTATCCCGGATATATTTTATGAAATAATCATCAGCAGGCGCAGGCAGCCTTTGAAACAGATTATCAAAGAGGTACTGACTACTACAGGAATACGCATAGGCAGATGATTCAAACCAAATATACGTTAGTATATTTCTGCTTTTCTTTTTATCTTTTGGCCAGACATTATCATCTTTTCCTATGCAAAAAACAAGTCTCTTTGTATTACTGTTGTTACCTTTTATAACCTTTGCCCAGCTGAAGAAGAAGCCTGATGCCCGGTTACAGCAAGGATTACAACAGATCGCAGATAATTTTAAAGGTACTGCCGGCATATACGTGCAGCATCTGCAGACAGGCGAATGGGCTTCCATCAACGGGGATACTATTTTCCCGACGGCCAGTATTGTAAAGATTCCCCTGCTGGTGGGCTTGTTCAATAAAATAGATAAAGGAGAGCTGGGATACCATCAGTCGATGGTGTATCGTGATTCCAGCCGGTATGGCGGCTCAGGACTGATGCAGTTCTTTAAAGACAGCTCTGTTACGGAAGTAAGTGTGCTGGCCGCCCTGATGATGGCTTACAGCGACAATACCACATCCCTCTTGAATCAGCAGCTGGCAGGCGGTGGCGCAGCAATAAATCAACTACTGGAACAATATGGATTAAAAGATACCCGTGTCAACTCCCGTACACCCGGAAGGGAAGATAACCGTAAAATATACGGCTGGGGCCAAACCACGCCCCGTGAAATGGCGACACTGCTGGCCAAAATTTCCCGGGGAGAAGTGATCAGCCGTGCAGCCAGTGAAAGAATGTACCGCCTCATGACAAAAGGATATTATGATGAACAGGCCCTCACTCAGATCCCGCCTTATGTACAAGCTGCAGCAAAAACAGGGTCCATAGATGAATCCAGATCAGAAGTGGTACTGGTAAATGCACCACACGGAGATTATGTTTTTTATGTAGGCACCAAAAACATCAAGGACCAACGCTGGGATGCCGATAATGAAGCCGTGGAGATGATCAGAACAATTTCTGCCTACTTGTGGAAACACTTTGAGCCCAAAAGCACATGGACACCGGTTTTTCGCAAGGATAAATTCTGATGACTATCTTTTGATGAGATGTTTGTCGATCAGCTGCATCAGCTCTTCTTTATAAATTTTGCTGACCGGAATTTTATAAGTGCCGATGGTGACTTCGTTACCGGAAAGGGATTGAATTTTATTGACGGCCACTATAAATGATTTCTGTATCCGCATAAATCTGCCGGGAGGCAGTTGCTCCTCTACAGATTTCATAGTGGCCAGTGTCATAAATTTACCCAGGCGTGTATTGATGGTCACATAGTTCTGTGAGCCTTCTATATAAAGAATATCATCGTAGTTGATCTTCTCGTAACTGTTATTGCATTTGATGAAGAAAAAATCCACTGCGGGGGAAGCAGCCTGCCTGCTCTCCATCAGCTCACGGGCACGGTTCACAGACCGCAGGAAACGTTCTGGCGTGATAGGCTTTACGAGATAGTCGAGCACGTTAAGCTCAAATCCTTCCAGCGCAAAATGAGGATATGCGGTGGTGATGATCACTTCCGGACGGACGGTTAATCCCTTCAGGAAGTCAATACCTCTTACTCTGGGCATCTCAATGTCCAGGAACATCAGGTCCACCCTTTCCTGTGATAATATCTGAGAGGCCTCCATAGCGTTGCCACAGAGCGCTATCAGCCGGAGAAATCCGGTTTCCCTGACCAGCAGTTCCAGCCCTTCACGGGCCAGTGGTTCATCATCAACAATAATACACTGTAGGTTCATAACATTTTTATAGAAAGCATCACCTTATAAGTAGAAGGTCCAGGTGTGATCAGTAAGTTATAGTCACCTTTGTAGATAAGGTCCAGCCGGCGTTTCACGTTTTCCAGTCCGATTCCGCCGACACCATTGGTGGCCGGCTTAGTAACCGGTTCAACCGTATTTTCCACTTCCAGCAGGAATGTATCGTCTTTGTAATTCAGATGCAGGCGGATACTGTTTTCCCGAGTAGTATAGGTAGAAACGTACTTAAAAGCATTTTCCACAAAAGGAATCAGCATCAGTGGCGCTATCCTGAAATTCCTCACTTCCGGCCCTACGTAGTAGTCCAGCTGCAGTGCCTTTCCCTTTCGCAGCTGCTCCAGTTGCACATAGCTGTTGAGATAACACACTTCCCGGTCTATTGAGATGGTTTCGGTATTACATTCGTACAACTGGTAACGCAGCATATCCGCAAAGGTAGCCAGTGTGCCCGCGGCCATTTCCTGGTCTTTCCGGATCAGCACATAAATACTGTTGATCGCATTAAACAAAAAGTGGGGGTTCATCTGAGAACGGAGAAAACGCAGCTCATTTTCGGCACGCTCCTTCTCTGCTTCCCGGTTGCGGCGGTCTGCTGTCAGTTTGTCCTTGATCGCTTTGGCAGCAATAAATACAAATGCGACGTAAAGATTGGTCATCCCGATATACAGGGAGAAATAAAGTACGCTGCTTATCTTAGCATCGGGATGGTCTCCCTTGACCAGGGAGACCGTCATCCAGGCGATCAACAGAGAGATGCCCACCAACAGGCCTGCGGCTGTAAATGCGAACTTCCGGTATTTTTTCTGGTAGAAATAACGAGGCATCAGCCAGTATATGATGGCATACACGAGCACCGCCTGCAAAAGCAGCCAT
Encoded proteins:
- a CDS encoding serine hydrolase — protein: MQKTSLFVLLLLPFITFAQLKKKPDARLQQGLQQIADNFKGTAGIYVQHLQTGEWASINGDTIFPTASIVKIPLLVGLFNKIDKGELGYHQSMVYRDSSRYGGSGLMQFFKDSSVTEVSVLAALMMAYSDNTTSLLNQQLAGGGAAINQLLEQYGLKDTRVNSRTPGREDNRKIYGWGQTTPREMATLLAKISRGEVISRAASERMYRLMTKGYYDEQALTQIPPYVQAAAKTGSIDESRSEVVLVNAPHGDYVFYVGTKNIKDQRWDADNEAVEMIRTISAYLWKHFEPKSTWTPVFRKDKF
- a CDS encoding sensor histidine kinase produces the protein MRLFFTKYKGVHILFWMANLVFWCYATCATYHVPVWEGLRNNGLWLLLQAVLVYAIIYWLMPRYFYQKKYRKFAFTAAGLLVGISLLIAWMTVSLVKGDHPDAKISSVLYFSLYIGMTNLYVAFVFIAAKAIKDKLTADRRNREAEKERAENELRFLRSQMNPHFLFNAINSIYVLIRKDQEMAAGTLATFADMLRYQLYECNTETISIDREVCYLNSYVQLEQLRKGKALQLDYYVGPEVRNFRIAPLMLIPFVENAFKYVSTYTTRENSIRLHLNYKDDTFLLEVENTVEPVTKPATNGVGGIGLENVKRRLDLIYKGDYNLLITPGPSTYKVMLSIKML
- a CDS encoding alpha/beta fold hydrolase is translated as MLKDVIISGVSLKVKHKVEAADRPTIVFLHDSLGCIDLWRDFPEKLGKETHCNILVYDRQGYGQSGPFTDLSRGNNYLEKEADVLHELIQQTGIRQAILFGHSDGASIALIAAAKYPAAIIGLITEGAHIFVEDITLKGIRDAVVAYRTTNLKEKLTRYHGVKMDAVFAAWADTWLSETFKSWNIEKFLPQIICPILVIQGEHDEFGSMKQVTGIINQVSGKSTQLIMSSVGHTPHKEAGDEVLYHVVVFVKSVYSIP
- a CDS encoding LytR/AlgR family response regulator transcription factor, coding for MNLQCIIVDDEPLAREGLELLVRETGFLRLIALCGNAMEASQILSQERVDLMFLDIEMPRVRGIDFLKGLTVRPEVIITTAYPHFALEGFELNVLDYLVKPITPERFLRSVNRARELMESRQAASPAVDFFFIKCNNSYEKINYDDILYIEGSQNYVTINTRLGKFMTLATMKSVEEQLPPGRFMRIQKSFIVAVNKIQSLSGNEVTIGTYKIPVSKIYKEELMQLIDKHLIKR
- a CDS encoding MutS-related protein, encoding MTENAYLNKEIISIFDYTNNTGAKEFLRGLFERKGVSYDDIISRQALLSTFVQHWGILEGFSYQRYDFEEVYNFTTTLKSSYEEESVDWVNLIFNRDRHRIKSRCSQAVLFLDKLYVSYFQRISSIAFPLSFQLYPDSIISFIKVLEIEPLADSVKKGTGLSLTDIPGFLKRLLKAGKSGELAAFWQSLFVFEAFWSVAKGIKVRNFVFPVITADRLLLEKFYHPMIKNPVANDFSNCNNVMLLTGPNMAGKSTVLKSISICVLLAHLGFAVPANRCEVPFYDDFLISINVTDDIQNGYSHFMQEIVNLKEILQKAVNGKKCFAVFDEMFCGTNIDDAIDITCSTVKGMVHLKGSFFIISTHLYQLNNLLPEGSFEAWQLEAMVDDGMPRHTYVLKKGWSQLKFGKLLFEKEGLNKLLKAGEQEII